Proteins found in one Candidatus Edwardsbacteria bacterium genomic segment:
- the hypA gene encoding hydrogenase maturation nickel metallochaperone HypA codes for MHELAITQSLVKIALSKAQEAGALRIRKINLKIGRLTGYVPEAVEMNFEMMVPGTRAEGAVLDIQWIPIRCRCRDCGAEYQSDQLDLTCPRCGILSGQIIDGREMFIDSIEIDN; via the coding sequence ATGCACGAACTGGCCATCACCCAGAGCCTGGTCAAGATCGCCCTGTCCAAGGCCCAGGAGGCCGGCGCCCTGCGGATAAGGAAGATCAACCTGAAGATCGGCCGCCTGACCGGGTACGTGCCGGAGGCGGTGGAGATGAACTTTGAGATGATGGTCCCCGGCACCAGGGCCGAAGGGGCGGTGCTGGACATCCAATGGATTCCCATCAGGTGCCGCTGCCGGGACTGCGGGGCCGAGTACCAATCGGACCAGCTGGACCTCACCTGCCCCCGATGCGGCATCTTAAGCGGCCAGATAATCGACGGCCGGGAGATGTTCATCGACAGCATCGAAATCGATAATTGA
- a CDS encoding CTP synthase, which translates to MKKKVKFIFVTGGVVSSLGKGIASASLGYLLKARGLKVNIQKFDPYLNVDPGTMSPFQHGEVFVTDDGAETDLDLGHYERFIDRPLTRDNNLTSGQIYESIITKERRGDYLGKTVQVVPHVTNEIKARIHKLAESGDVDVLITEIGGTVGDIESLPFIEAIRQFRLDVGRENCAYIHLTLVPYIHASGELKTKPTQHSVNKLREIGIQPDIIICRTEQPLDKELKEKIGLFCNVSAESVIEAIDVESIYEVALRFHNDGLDEIVAHLLGAGFHKPDLSAWSQMIEKHKNPESEVRVAICGKYVDLHDAYKSIIESFVHAGIANRAKVNLDWIDTESLAPENVSQRFDNCHGILVCPGFGERGIEGKILAARHAREKKMPYFGICLGMQVATIEFARNVCGMKQAHSTEFDDKTPHPVIDYLPEQRNISNLGGTMRLGAYPCVITPGTKAHQAYQTEQVSERHRHRYEVNNSYVAKLEEKGMVFCGRSPDGMLVEMVELKDHPWFLGCQFHPEFKSRPMKPQPLFRDFIKATKEYRDGKK; encoded by the coding sequence ATGAAGAAGAAAGTAAAGTTCATATTTGTGACCGGCGGGGTGGTCAGCTCGCTGGGCAAGGGCATCGCCTCGGCCTCGCTGGGCTACCTGCTGAAGGCCCGGGGCCTGAAGGTCAACATCCAGAAGTTCGACCCCTACCTGAATGTCGATCCCGGGACCATGAGCCCCTTCCAGCACGGGGAGGTGTTCGTCACCGACGACGGGGCGGAGACCGATCTGGACCTGGGCCATTACGAGAGGTTCATCGACCGGCCCCTGACCCGGGACAACAACCTGACCTCCGGGCAGATCTACGAATCCATCATCACCAAGGAACGGAGGGGCGATTACCTGGGCAAGACCGTCCAGGTGGTGCCGCACGTCACCAACGAGATCAAGGCCCGGATCCACAAGCTGGCCGAAAGCGGCGACGTCGACGTGCTGATCACCGAGATCGGCGGCACGGTGGGCGACATCGAGAGCCTGCCGTTCATCGAGGCCATCAGGCAGTTCCGGCTGGACGTGGGGCGGGAGAACTGCGCCTATATCCACCTGACCCTGGTGCCGTATATCCACGCCTCCGGCGAGCTTAAGACCAAGCCCACCCAGCATTCGGTCAACAAACTGCGGGAGATCGGCATCCAGCCGGACATCATCATCTGCCGGACCGAGCAGCCCCTGGACAAGGAGCTCAAGGAGAAGATCGGCCTGTTCTGCAACGTCTCGGCCGAGTCGGTGATCGAGGCCATCGACGTGGAGAGCATCTACGAGGTGGCCCTCAGATTCCACAACGATGGATTGGATGAGATCGTGGCCCATCTGCTGGGGGCCGGTTTTCACAAGCCGGACCTGTCCGCCTGGAGCCAGATGATCGAAAAACACAAGAATCCCGAATCCGAAGTGCGGGTGGCCATCTGCGGCAAGTATGTCGACCTGCACGACGCCTACAAGAGCATCATAGAATCATTCGTCCATGCCGGCATCGCCAACCGGGCCAAGGTCAACCTGGACTGGATAGATACCGAAAGCCTGGCCCCGGAGAATGTATCCCAACGCTTCGATAACTGCCACGGCATCCTGGTCTGCCCCGGCTTCGGCGAAAGGGGCATCGAGGGCAAGATCCTGGCGGCCCGGCACGCCCGGGAAAAGAAAATGCCGTATTTCGGCATCTGCCTGGGGATGCAGGTGGCCACCATCGAGTTTGCCCGCAACGTCTGCGGCATGAAGCAGGCCCATTCCACCGAGTTCGACGACAAGACCCCGCATCCGGTGATAGACTACCTGCCGGAACAGAGGAACATCAGCAACCTGGGCGGGACCATGCGGCTGGGGGCCTACCCCTGCGTCATCACGCCCGGCACCAAGGCCCATCAGGCCTACCAGACAGAACAGGTGTCGGAACGCCACCGCCACCGCTACGAGGTCAACAACAGCTATGTGGCAAAATTGGAGGAGAAGGGCATGGTGTTCTGCGGCCGGTCGCCGGACGGGATGCTGGTGGAGATGGTGGAGCTGAAGGACCATCCCTGGTTCCTGGGATGCCAGTTCCATCCCGAGTTCAAGTCCCGGCCCATGAAGCCACAACCCCTGTTCCGCGATTTCATCAAAGCGACCAAGGAATACCGGGACGGGAAAAAATAA
- a CDS encoding M6 family metalloprotease domain-containing protein, whose translation MGKSSIVRLLLVVAILSSTIGLLFAMPPREGIQEPEALKAMRLKGMDSPERGLIFQLRDIKGSDAKIAGSREYPVIMGYFTDLAAINTQAEFQGMLFNTGTNNKSVNNYYRDMSYNTMSCSGAVDNWRTSNNTVAYYSAGSGLNGGTTANTYEFIIKTLAHADSFVNFADSSYDQNHDGYVDVLWVVHAGKGAEEGATAIWSHSFYLSGFGSGATYYTTGDISPFTGNPVRINEYIIMPERTNYADGNGGTTEMIGCGVFCHEFGHALGLPDLYDTDNYDYGAGSGIGKFSLMAGGSWGGNGTTNARPVSLDVWCRRFLGWASPTLVTANNLYTVNNIMTTAANSSYKLAFLGTDTTKQFWLVENRYELGMGPVSSVRWDSLLPSTSPGGLAIYHIDSTYTTSTYLSNNTVNNKYTSGGVARPYGVAAEETDMSTPGYSSELWTGTNDGDAADYWTSGTQASFDSSGTAYPVSYYNGATSTTGGAHAGVAVRQIPAGSSAMTCSLIVKPEGAPTGPAMALDHTYYDVNVPQNDSLDQTLVIGNTGGMDLDWNLTYLNTGIGSYDNADNGDAIGNGGTTFTTAILLTSTELASYYETYELYAVKALIILPITNVTVKVWQGGTTSPTTEIYSADVTALTADGWNTYQLPSPITLQTGINYWVGYSVGHVNGEFPASVDNGPAIDGKGDWVEAGGWAELQTYALDYNWNLKAMLGKKLADWITIDPTSGTVAAAGNSNVTFSFNATGLSLGTYSDTVCLASNDLANNPKKIPVSMTVGASGVSGKPQAGNPAVFALHNAWPNPARGQVNFRYQLPRAAQVDIKVYNVLGQTVKSFDRGLQEPGHYSLKWSDANVAEGVYFVRLQAGNYRATRKFVVVQ comes from the coding sequence ATGGGTAAAAGCTCAATAGTGCGATTACTTTTGGTCGTGGCGATACTGTCATCAACGATCGGACTGTTGTTTGCCATGCCGCCCCGGGAAGGGATCCAGGAGCCCGAAGCCCTGAAGGCCATGCGCCTGAAAGGCATGGACAGTCCGGAACGGGGCCTGATCTTTCAGCTGAGGGATATCAAAGGCTCCGATGCCAAGATCGCAGGCAGCCGGGAGTATCCGGTGATCATGGGTTATTTCACCGATCTGGCGGCCATCAACACCCAGGCCGAATTCCAGGGCATGCTGTTCAACACCGGGACCAACAACAAATCGGTCAACAACTACTACCGCGACATGTCCTACAATACCATGAGCTGTTCCGGCGCGGTCGACAACTGGCGCACCAGCAACAACACCGTCGCCTATTATTCTGCAGGTTCTGGTCTTAATGGTGGTACCACAGCCAACACCTACGAATTCATCATCAAGACCCTGGCCCATGCCGATTCATTCGTCAACTTCGCCGATTCCAGCTACGACCAGAACCACGACGGGTATGTAGACGTGCTGTGGGTGGTCCACGCCGGCAAGGGGGCAGAAGAAGGCGCCACCGCCATCTGGTCACACAGCTTTTATTTATCGGGCTTTGGCAGTGGGGCCACCTATTATACCACCGGCGACATTAGCCCCTTCACCGGCAATCCGGTCCGGATCAACGAATATATCATCATGCCGGAGAGGACCAACTACGCCGACGGCAACGGCGGCACCACCGAGATGATCGGCTGCGGAGTATTCTGCCACGAGTTCGGGCATGCCCTGGGCCTGCCCGACCTTTATGATACTGATAATTACGATTACGGCGCCGGCTCGGGCATCGGCAAATTTTCGCTGATGGCCGGCGGTTCCTGGGGCGGCAACGGCACCACCAATGCCCGCCCGGTGTCCTTGGATGTCTGGTGCCGGCGGTTCCTGGGCTGGGCCAGCCCCACCCTGGTCACTGCCAACAATCTTTATACCGTCAACAACATAATGACCACCGCCGCCAACAGCAGCTATAAGCTGGCCTTTTTGGGCACCGATACCACCAAGCAGTTCTGGCTGGTGGAGAACCGCTATGAACTTGGCATGGGTCCGGTCAGCAGCGTACGTTGGGACTCCCTGCTGCCGTCAACCTCGCCGGGCGGTTTGGCCATCTATCATATCGACAGCACCTATACTACCAGCACCTATTTGAGCAACAATACGGTCAATAACAAATACACCAGTGGCGGGGTGGCCAGGCCGTACGGAGTGGCCGCGGAGGAAACGGACATGAGCACCCCCGGGTACTCCTCGGAACTCTGGACCGGCACCAACGACGGCGATGCGGCCGACTATTGGACCAGCGGCACCCAGGCCAGCTTCGACAGCTCCGGCACCGCCTACCCGGTCAGCTATTACAACGGTGCCACCTCCACCACCGGCGGCGCCCATGCCGGGGTGGCGGTGCGCCAGATCCCGGCCGGCTCATCGGCCATGACCTGCAGCCTGATCGTCAAGCCGGAAGGCGCTCCCACCGGGCCGGCCATGGCCCTGGACCACACCTATTATGATGTCAACGTTCCCCAGAACGACAGCCTGGACCAGACCCTGGTGATCGGCAACACCGGCGGTATGGATCTGGACTGGAACCTGACATATTTAAATACCGGCATTGGAAGTTACGACAATGCTGACAATGGTGATGCCATAGGAAATGGCGGCACAACCTTTACCACCGCAATCCTGCTGACCAGCACCGAATTAGCTTCTTATTACGAAACCTATGAACTATATGCCGTAAAGGCTTTGATCATCCTGCCCATTACCAATGTGACCGTTAAAGTGTGGCAGGGCGGGACCACCTCTCCGACTACTGAAATATATTCCGCTGATGTTACTGCGTTGACAGCCGACGGATGGAACACCTACCAGCTACCCTCGCCGATAACCCTTCAGACCGGCATCAATTACTGGGTAGGGTACAGCGTGGGGCATGTCAATGGCGAATTCCCGGCGTCGGTGGATAACGGCCCGGCCATAGACGGCAAGGGGGATTGGGTCGAAGCCGGCGGTTGGGCGGAATTGCAAACCTACGCACTTGACTACAATTGGAACCTTAAGGCCATGCTGGGCAAAAAGCTGGCCGACTGGATCACCATCGATCCCACCTCGGGAACAGTGGCCGCGGCCGGCAATAGCAATGTCACCTTCAGCTTTAATGCTACGGGATTATCCTTGGGCACTTACAGCGACACGGTCTGCCTGGCCAGCAACGATCTGGCCAACAACCCCAAGAAGATCCCGGTCTCCATGACCGTGGGCGCCTCCGGGGTAAGCGGCAAACCGCAGGCCGGGAACCCCGCAGTCTTCGCCCTGCACAACGCCTGGCCCAATCCGGCCCGGGGGCAGGTCAACTTCAGGTACCAGCTGCCCAGGGCCGCCCAGGTGGACATCAAGGTCTACAATGTGCTGGGCCAGACGGTCAAGAGCTTCGACCGGGGCCTGCAGGAGCCGGGTCACTACTCGCTGAAATGGAGCGATGCCAATGTGGCCGAGGGGGTCTATTTTGTCAGACTGCAGGCCGGGAATTACCGGGCCACCAGGAAATTCGTGGTGGTGCAGTAG
- a CDS encoding replication-associated recombination protein A, whose product MTDQTEIFPDRSAEAKSVPLADRMRPRTLDEVVGQEHLIGPGRVLRKILESGEVPSLIFWGPPGSGKTTLARIIASSVKANFLEFSAVISGIKEIKEVIKQAEAKRSHQGQRTILFVDEIHRFNKAQQDAFLPYVERGTIVLIGATTENPSFEVISALLSRSKVLILKGLGEEDIKGILERALTVEKGLAELHPAADAKALEFIAQSSYGDARTALNALELAVSTVKPDQDGKRTVTLADAEEAMQRKSLLYDKAGEEHYNLISALHKSLRDSDPDGSLYWLARMLASGEDPLYVARRMIRFATEDIGNADPNALLIANQAKEAYHFLGTPEGELALAQAVIYLALAPKSNAVYKAYGSVMREIDRSGSLPVPLVIRNAVTKLMKEVGYGAGYRYAHDEPDAKLDQQHLPDEIRDKKFYFPTERGWEGRKKKEGGNK is encoded by the coding sequence ATGACCGATCAGACCGAAATATTTCCCGACAGATCGGCCGAGGCCAAATCCGTCCCCCTGGCCGACCGGATGCGGCCCCGCACCCTGGACGAGGTGGTGGGGCAGGAGCATCTGATCGGGCCCGGACGGGTGCTGCGCAAGATCCTGGAATCCGGCGAGGTGCCGTCGCTGATCTTCTGGGGTCCGCCCGGATCCGGCAAGACCACCCTGGCCCGGATCATCGCCAGCTCGGTCAAGGCCAATTTTCTGGAGTTCTCGGCGGTGATCTCCGGCATCAAGGAGATCAAGGAGGTCATCAAGCAGGCCGAGGCCAAGCGCAGCCACCAGGGCCAGCGCACCATCCTTTTCGTGGATGAGATCCACCGTTTCAACAAGGCCCAGCAGGACGCCTTTCTGCCCTACGTGGAGCGGGGGACCATCGTGCTGATAGGGGCCACCACCGAGAACCCATCCTTCGAGGTGATCTCGGCCCTGCTGTCCCGCAGCAAGGTGCTGATCTTAAAAGGCCTGGGCGAGGAGGACATCAAGGGCATCCTGGAGCGGGCCCTGACCGTTGAGAAGGGATTGGCCGAGCTCCATCCGGCGGCCGATGCCAAGGCCCTGGAATTCATCGCCCAGTCCTCCTACGGCGACGCCCGCACCGCCCTCAACGCCCTGGAGCTGGCGGTCAGCACCGTCAAGCCGGACCAGGACGGGAAGAGAACGGTGACCCTGGCCGATGCCGAGGAGGCCATGCAGAGGAAATCCCTGCTGTACGACAAGGCCGGGGAGGAGCATTACAACCTGATCTCGGCCCTGCACAAATCCCTGCGGGACTCCGATCCCGACGGCTCATTATACTGGCTGGCCCGGATGCTGGCCTCGGGCGAGGACCCGTTGTATGTGGCCCGGCGGATGATCCGCTTCGCCACCGAGGACATCGGCAACGCCGATCCCAACGCCTTGCTGATAGCCAACCAGGCCAAGGAGGCCTATCATTTTCTGGGCACGCCGGAGGGCGAGCTGGCCCTGGCCCAGGCGGTGATCTACCTGGCCCTGGCCCCCAAGAGCAACGCGGTCTACAAGGCCTATGGGTCGGTGATGCGGGAGATAGACCGTTCCGGCTCCCTGCCGGTCCCGTTGGTGATCCGCAACGCCGTCACCAAGCTGATGAAGGAGGTGGGCTACGGGGCCGGCTACCGCTACGCCCACGATGAGCCCGACGCCAAGCTGGACCAGCAGCACCTGCCGGATGAGATCAGGGACAAGAAATTCTACTTCCCCACCGAGCGGGGCTGGGAGGGCCGGAAGAAAAAGGAAGGCGGCAATAAATAA
- a CDS encoding NAD(P)/FAD-dependent oxidoreductase — translation MNRYIDIIGGGPAGMMAAIIAAGKGGRVRLWEKNGSLGRKLLATGNGRCNFANQNISLDNFHGGHLQLAGGILDNFKVKNTLEFFEGLGLSFYADSRGRYFPRSNEASAVLFCLEQEMERLGVEVNLRSEIVALGRVSSGWEVRQRGPGHGSAAVILACGGAASPQFGSTGQGYEMASKLNHAIVAPEPALVPLMLAGNWFHKLQGLRMDLRLTISRGGQTVFEIVDEGLFTHYGLSGPLALKASRMMKGPGLECRLNFLPYTNQTEVITQLRARREKLASRLTRDFLTGLLPEKLGLVMMIQSKLNLDASCREISDEQLPVLLENLCRWPVQINGPRPFQEAQVTAGGVDCRQVFPGTLMSKKAPGLFFCGEVLDVDGDTGGYNLQWSWSSGYAAGKAAAEYVIKKQ, via the coding sequence GTGAACAGATATATCGATATTATCGGCGGCGGGCCGGCCGGGATGATGGCGGCCATCATCGCCGCCGGGAAAGGCGGCCGGGTGCGGCTCTGGGAGAAGAACGGCTCCTTGGGCCGCAAACTTTTAGCCACCGGCAACGGGCGCTGTAACTTTGCCAATCAGAACATCTCCTTGGATAACTTTCACGGCGGCCACCTGCAACTGGCCGGCGGCATCCTTGATAATTTCAAAGTGAAGAACACTCTGGAATTTTTCGAGGGCCTGGGACTGTCGTTTTATGCCGACAGCCGGGGGAGGTATTTCCCCCGCAGCAACGAGGCTTCCGCGGTGCTGTTCTGCCTGGAGCAGGAGATGGAACGGCTGGGGGTGGAGGTCAACCTGCGGTCCGAGATCGTGGCCCTGGGGAGGGTTTCCTCCGGCTGGGAGGTCCGCCAAAGGGGGCCTGGGCATGGATCCGCTGCGGTGATCCTGGCCTGCGGCGGGGCGGCCAGTCCGCAGTTCGGCTCCACCGGGCAGGGCTACGAGATGGCATCGAAACTTAACCATGCCATCGTCGCCCCGGAGCCGGCCCTGGTGCCGCTGATGCTGGCCGGGAACTGGTTCCATAAGCTCCAGGGATTGAGGATGGACCTCAGGCTGACCATCAGCCGGGGCGGCCAGACAGTTTTTGAGATCGTCGATGAAGGATTGTTCACCCACTACGGGCTGTCCGGACCGCTGGCCCTGAAGGCCAGCCGAATGATGAAAGGTCCGGGACTTGAGTGCCGGCTCAATTTCCTGCCCTATACCAATCAAACAGAGGTCATCACCCAACTGAGGGCCAGAAGGGAAAAACTGGCTTCCCGTCTGACCAGGGATTTTTTGACCGGACTGCTGCCGGAGAAGCTGGGACTGGTCATGATGATCCAAAGCAAATTGAACCTCGATGCGTCATGCCGGGAGATATCGGATGAACAATTGCCGGTGCTGCTGGAAAATCTCTGCCGCTGGCCGGTTCAGATAAATGGCCCGCGGCCTTTCCAGGAGGCCCAGGTCACGGCCGGCGGGGTGGACTGCCGGCAGGTTTTCCCGGGAACGTTGATGTCCAAAAAGGCTCCCGGGCTGTTCTTCTGCGGGGAAGTGCTGGATGTGGACGGGGATACCGGCGGCTACAACCTCCAGTGGTCCTGGAGCTCGGGATATGCGGCCGGGAAGGCCGCGGCCGAGTACGTGATCAAGAAGCAGTAA
- a CDS encoding N-acetylmuramoyl-L-alanine amidase yields the protein MRKISLVVILLIAAGTARSAPQIDLVYPPEGADIGPVSWSFIMGSVTPGSQLSVNGRKVEVYKTGAFLAYIPFDPGEFIIQLSALDASGIATLDRKVKVAAGKKNIRPDSLCILHGSINPNYRLSLPAGDRLYVSFQGTPGGKASFSVGRNIGIPMLEQNAATEADDKVLAFSDSSIADTAVVPGIYGGSCLIRGDEGWESRRIYFYLVDREGNSVIDSTGPILSNWDDARQVFAKVKDSLAVLKTAPDLGYEMFLPRGTILQISGIHDQYYRLKLSEAKEAWVKQNSLELFPAGKIFPAAKLALVKTAREPRGSLLSILLSRPSVHQVFPGADGRSLKMVLYDVRADMDWVRYDPADGFVNDIRWRQVDSRTVELEVSLAGKLWGYSTAYQNNNLVLSLKAPPAINHKLPFKNLKIALDPGHSPDNGAVGPLRTLEKDINWQISQRLGRMLKKEGASVLYTREGSEGAGIYQRPSRAAGWKADILISIHNNASPDGANPLLNSGYSTYYYQPYSRGLAETVHRQFQKTLPLNDHGLFYGNLVLCRATEFPSILVEPAFIIVPREEALLLDEVFQERIARAIFIGMKEFLLKVK from the coding sequence ATGAGAAAAATCAGCCTTGTCGTTATCCTGCTTATCGCCGCGGGGACGGCCCGATCGGCCCCCCAAATAGACCTGGTCTATCCTCCGGAGGGAGCCGATATCGGGCCGGTCTCCTGGTCGTTCATAATGGGATCGGTAACTCCCGGCAGCCAGCTTTCGGTCAACGGCCGCAAGGTGGAGGTCTACAAGACAGGGGCCTTTCTGGCCTACATCCCGTTCGATCCGGGAGAATTCATCATCCAGCTGTCGGCTTTGGATGCCTCGGGCATCGCCACCCTGGATCGCAAGGTGAAGGTGGCTGCGGGCAAAAAGAACATCCGGCCTGACAGCCTGTGCATCCTGCACGGCTCGATCAACCCCAATTACAGATTGAGCCTGCCGGCAGGAGATCGTCTTTATGTCTCATTCCAGGGGACACCCGGCGGCAAGGCCAGCTTCTCGGTGGGCCGGAACATAGGTATCCCGATGCTGGAACAGAATGCCGCCACCGAGGCCGATGACAAGGTCCTGGCCTTTTCCGATTCATCCATCGCCGACACCGCGGTGGTGCCCGGCATCTACGGCGGATCCTGTCTGATAAGGGGAGATGAGGGCTGGGAAAGCCGGCGAATATATTTTTACCTGGTTGACCGGGAAGGAAATTCCGTAATTGATTCCACCGGGCCAATTCTCAGCAATTGGGACGATGCCCGCCAGGTCTTTGCCAAAGTGAAGGATTCCCTTGCGGTGCTCAAGACCGCCCCGGACCTGGGCTATGAGATGTTCCTGCCCCGGGGAACGATCCTGCAGATAAGCGGGATCCACGATCAGTATTACCGGCTGAAGCTTTCGGAGGCCAAGGAGGCCTGGGTCAAACAGAACTCGTTGGAACTGTTTCCGGCGGGGAAAATATTCCCTGCCGCCAAGCTGGCTTTGGTCAAGACAGCCAGGGAACCCCGCGGCAGCCTACTGAGCATCTTGCTGTCACGGCCTTCGGTCCATCAGGTCTTTCCCGGAGCCGATGGACGGAGTCTGAAGATGGTGCTTTACGATGTCCGGGCCGACATGGACTGGGTGCGCTACGATCCGGCCGACGGTTTTGTCAACGATATCCGCTGGAGGCAGGTTGACAGCCGGACGGTGGAGCTGGAGGTGTCTCTGGCCGGCAAATTGTGGGGCTATAGCACTGCCTATCAGAACAACAACCTGGTGCTGTCTTTAAAGGCCCCGCCGGCCATCAACCATAAACTCCCATTCAAAAATTTAAAAATAGCCCTGGATCCCGGGCACTCCCCGGACAACGGCGCAGTGGGCCCCTTGAGAACTTTGGAGAAGGACATCAACTGGCAGATCAGCCAGCGGCTGGGCCGGATGCTGAAGAAGGAGGGGGCCTCGGTTCTCTACACCCGGGAGGGGTCTGAGGGGGCCGGCATCTACCAGCGCCCCAGCCGGGCGGCTGGCTGGAAGGCGGATATTTTGATCAGCATCCACAACAACGCCTCGCCGGACGGAGCCAATCCGCTGTTGAACAGCGGATATTCCACCTATTACTACCAGCCTTACAGCCGGGGGCTGGCCGAGACGGTCCACCGTCAGTTTCAGAAGACGCTTCCGCTTAACGACCACGGGCTGTTCTACGGCAACCTGGTGCTGTGCCGGGCCACCGAATTTCCCTCCATCCTGGTGGAGCCGGCTTTCATCATCGTCCCCCGCGAGGAAGCCCTTTTATTGGACGAAGTTTTCCAGGAGAGGATCGCCAGGGCCATCTTTATCGGGATGAAAGAATTTCTTTTGAAAGTAAAATGA
- the hypB gene encoding hydrogenase nickel incorporation protein HypB, whose translation MTEIKILKNILDQNRHRADENRAVFQKHGILALNFIASPGAGKTTLLEKTISGLKGRLGFAVIEGDITGDYDARRLAALGIPVVQINTEGGCHLDAGMVHRAFQDFQLDKTDILAVENVGNLVCPAEFDLGEAFKVVVLSVPEGDDKPAKYPLIFSEAGAVIFSKIDLLEAVNFDLEKARADVRRINREAPIFKLSAATGQGMAEWVDWLAARAAEQGKSKTG comes from the coding sequence ATGACCGAGATCAAGATCCTGAAAAATATCCTGGACCAGAACCGCCACCGGGCGGATGAGAACCGGGCAGTGTTCCAAAAACACGGCATCCTGGCGCTTAATTTCATCGCCTCGCCCGGGGCCGGCAAGACCACCCTGCTGGAGAAGACCATCTCCGGTCTGAAGGGCAGACTGGGGTTTGCGGTGATCGAGGGCGATATCACCGGCGACTACGACGCCCGGCGGCTGGCGGCCCTGGGCATTCCGGTGGTGCAGATAAACACCGAGGGCGGCTGCCACCTGGATGCCGGGATGGTGCACCGGGCCTTTCAGGATTTTCAGCTTGATAAGACGGATATCCTGGCGGTGGAGAACGTGGGCAACCTGGTCTGTCCGGCCGAATTCGACCTGGGCGAGGCTTTTAAGGTGGTGGTGCTCTCGGTGCCGGAGGGCGACGACAAGCCGGCCAAATATCCCCTGATCTTCTCCGAGGCCGGGGCGGTGATTTTTTCCAAGATTGACCTGCTGGAAGCGGTGAACTTCGATCTAGAGAAGGCCCGGGCCGACGTCCGGAGGATAAACCGGGAGGCTCCCATCTTCAAACTGTCGGCCGCCACCGGGCAGGGCATGGCGGAATGGGTGGACTGGCTGGCCGCCAGGGCCGCTGAACAGGGGAAATCCAAAACGGGATGA